Within Mycobacterium heckeshornense, the genomic segment ACACCAGCGGGTAGCGGTCCATGTAGAGCCCGTTAGACATGATCGTCGGCAGGCAATAACTCTCGGCGAACTCGTCGCGGGCATCGACGACGACCGCCTCCACCGCGCCGCAGTCCAGGGCACGCTGACGCACCACCTCCATGTCCTCGCCGCCCTGCCCCAGGTCGATCGCGACCGCGACGACTTCCCGGCCGGTCTCCTTGCCGATCCAGCTGATCGCCACCGAGGTGTCCAGGCCGCCGGAATACGCCAGGATGACGCGCTCGGACATGAGCCAATCTCCTTATCTCACTTGAGGCTTTGCAGTGTGGCGGCCAGCTCGGCGCCGGTCATCGGTTCGCGGGCCGCCACGAAGATGGTGTCGTCGCCGGCGATGGTTCCGACGACGTACGGCAGCGCCGCGCGGTCGATGGCGCTGGCCAGATAGTCGGCGGCGCCGGGCGGTGTGCGCAGCACGGCGAGGTTTCCGGTGGCGTCGGTGGACACCAGCAGCTCGCCGAGCAGCCGCGACAGCCGTCCGGTGCCGCCCGAGACTGCGCGCACCGGGCTGCCGTCTTCCGGCACGACGTACACGCCGACGCCGCCGTCGGCGCCGCGCAGCTTCACCGCGCCGAGTTCCTCGAGATCCCGCGACAGCGTGGCCTGAGTGACCTCGATCCCCTCGGCGGCCAGCCGTTCGGCCAGTTCGCCTTGGCTGCGCACCGATGCCGAGGACAGGATCGCCACGATACGGGCCTGCCGGCCGGCACGGGTGATCTCCGACGAGGTTTTCGACCGAGTCATCGGCACCGCTCCAGTAACCAGACCAGCAGCGCTTTTTGCGCATGCAACCGGTTTTCGGCCTCGTCCCACACGGCGCTGCGCGCACCGTCGATCACGTCGTCGGTGATCTCGTGGCCCCGATGTGCCGGAAGACAATGCAGCACAATCGCGTCCGGTTCGGCCAACGCCAGCAGTTCGGCGTTGATCTGAAACGGCCAGAACGGCTGCAGCCGGTCTCGGCCGTCGTCCTCCTGCCCCATCGACGTCCAGGTGTCGGTCACCAGGACGTCGGCGCCTTCGGCCGCGGCCCGCGGGTCGGTGGTCACGGTGACCGACGCGCCGGTGGCCGCTGCGCGCCTTTCGGCGGCGACCCGCACCGCCTGGTCGGGAGCGAACAGGCCCGGAGCAGCGATCGTGACGTGGAGGCCGGCGGTGGCACCGCCCAGCAGTAGCGAGTGCGCCATGTTGTTGGCGCCGTCGCCGAAGTAGGACAGCCGCAGACCCGGCAGCGATCCTTTGCGTTCGGCGATCGTCTGCAGGTCGGCCAGCACCTGGCAGGGATGGAATTGGTCGGACAGCGCGTTGACGACCGGCACGGTGGCGGCCGCGGCCATCGCGGTGAGCCGATCCTGACCGAAGGTGCGCCACACGATCGCATCGACATAGCGGGACAACACTTTTGCCGTGTCACCCAGAGTCTCGTCGCGGCCCAGCTGGGTGCTGCGGGCGTCGACGACCACCGCGTGCCCGCCCAGCTGTGCGATGCCCATCTCGAACGAGAACCGGGTGCGGGTCGAGTTCTTGTCGAAGATGACCGCGACGCCGCGCGGGCCTTCGAGAGGACGATAGCTGAGCGGATCTTTCTTCAGTTCGGCTGCCAGCTCGAGGATTTCGGCTTGCTCGGCCGGTGACAGGTCGTCGTCGCGCAAAAAGTGTCGGGTCATGCAGCGCCCCCGGCAGTGTCGAGGATCGCCGGCAATGCGGTGACGAATGCGTCGATCTGGTGCTCGCTGATGATCAGCGGCGGCGCCAACCGGATGACGTCCGGTGCGGCGGCATTGACCAGGAAACCGGCGCTGCGGGCAGCCGTCTCGGCCTCCTTGGCTTTCGCCGCGGTCAGCACGACACCACACAACAAACCGCGGCCCCGAACGTGGTCGACCAGCGGATGACCAAGCGATTCGATGCCGTGCCGCAACGCCTTTCCCAGCATCCCGGCGCGGCGCACCAGATCGTCGGCAGCCAGCACCCGCAGCACCGCCAGGGCCGCTGCGGCACACACCGGGTTGCCGCCGAAGGTGCTGCCGTGCAGCCCGGGCGTGAGCAGTTGCCCGGCCGCCCCGACCGCCAGGCACGCACCGATCGGCAGCCCACCGCCCAGGCCCTTGGCCAGCGTCACCACATCCGGGGTGATGCCGTCGTGCTGGTGGGCGAAGAATGT encodes:
- the argF gene encoding ornithine carbamoyltransferase gives rise to the protein MTRHFLRDDDLSPAEQAEILELAAELKKDPLSYRPLEGPRGVAVIFDKNSTRTRFSFEMGIAQLGGHAVVVDARSTQLGRDETLGDTAKVLSRYVDAIVWRTFGQDRLTAMAAAATVPVVNALSDQFHPCQVLADLQTIAERKGSLPGLRLSYFGDGANNMAHSLLLGGATAGLHVTIAAPGLFAPDQAVRVAAERRAAATGASVTVTTDPRAAAEGADVLVTDTWTSMGQEDDGRDRLQPFWPFQINAELLALAEPDAIVLHCLPAHRGHEITDDVIDGARSAVWDEAENRLHAQKALLVWLLERCR
- a CDS encoding arginine repressor — encoded protein: MTRSKTSSEITRAGRQARIVAILSSASVRSQGELAERLAAEGIEVTQATLSRDLEELGAVKLRGADGGVGVYVVPEDGSPVRAVSGGTGRLSRLLGELLVSTDATGNLAVLRTPPGAADYLASAIDRAALPYVVGTIAGDDTIFVAAREPMTGAELAATLQSLK